The Rhodobacter sp. 24-YEA-8 genome window below encodes:
- a CDS encoding DUF982 domain-containing protein → MQKFNTIEQAQYWLSRKWPVSDIAHERALRHVDAAMHCMGSVGTARRAFIAATRTAGFVPEDLIALSSRQAA, encoded by the coding sequence ATGCAGAAATTCAATACTATAGAGCAGGCACAATACTGGCTGTCCAGAAAGTGGCCCGTGTCGGATATCGCCCACGAACGGGCGCTGCGTCATGTTGATGCGGCCATGCACTGCATGGGTTCGGTCGGAACTGCGCGGCGCGCGTTCATCGCTGCGACCCGCACTGCGGGCTTCGTTCCTGAAGATCTCATTGCCCTGTCCAGCCGTCAGGCCGCCTGA
- a CDS encoding cold-shock protein, with protein sequence MEKEYHDGHGTVKWFNSTKGFVFIAPEGGVKDIFVRVTALERAGLRGLDDGQAVSFDIERDRNGRESATNLTLA encoded by the coding sequence ATTGAAAAGGAATATCACGATGGCCATGGCACCGTGAAATGGTTCAACTCCACCAAAGGTTTTGTTTTCATCGCTCCCGAAGGTGGGGTCAAGGACATCTTCGTCCGTGTCACCGCTCTGGAGCGTGCCGGGCTGCGCGGTCTTGATGACGGTCAGGCCGTCTCGTTCGACATCGAGCGTGACCGCAATGGCCGTGAATCGGCGACGAACCTTACGCTCGCCTGA
- a CDS encoding GH36-type glycosyl hydrolase domain-containing protein, which produces MTTSNIVPGQPWTDTAPVRAELFSAERLEQHAISLASEQPVAVRTKRVRTLRRRLDDNARVLLAAWRASASEVAAGREVVPAATWLLDNYHLVEAQIREVRTDLPDGYYRLLPKLADGPFAGYPRVFGLTWAYVAHSDSHFDQDTLRRYLTAYQTVQPLTIGELWAVAITLRIVLIENLRRLADQMTMGRADRLDADSLADRICAPGAAHSALLPEVERRAREPLSEVFAAQLARRLRDRDPRTNPAPGWLEERLAAQDTTIDTVVRHAQERQGASNVTLRNVITAMRRISATDWSDLFESVSLVEADLRAYPGYAAMDFPSRNLYRSGVEDLARGAALSEGDVVALACGRASAAPAGTMQADPGWSLIAAGRPAFEQEIGFRPPVHLRVHRWGIAAGLGGYLGAIAVLTLALLSLCGMWIAGGVVGTLWLLAMMLPASGVAVMLVDRIVGAGVGATLLPGLDLRAGVPSEFRTVVAVPVLVSGEEDLRAQIEALEVHHLSGAGGDLTFMLLTDNVDATQEVMPGDAALLALAAAGIAELNRRHPPGPAGPRFLHLHRSRQFNASEGVWMGWERKRGKLHELNRLLRGATDTGFRDADGRVPVVPARVRYVITLDADTRMPRDTAARLIGKIAHPLNRPAFEPGSGRVTSGYGILQPRITPSLEPGSPATLYQQATAGPGGMDPYASAASDLWQDLFGEGSFTGKGIYDIDAFEAAMKGRVPDNTLLSHDLLEGIFARAGLASDVELVETFPGRFDVAVRRQHRWTRGDWQLLRWLFASGVPVLGRVKMADTLRRSLIAPSMLAALTLGWLLPGGAALSATLLLMAALAVPVVWPAILGLIPRRSGLDLASQLRQSVGDLVLAGLRVGLAVTFLADTAWRMMDAVFRTLWRTGFSHRHLLEWTTAAQAARRTRAGLWDMSRFMAGGMVLGVFLVAGAVTLAPASAALALPFAALWLCAPFIALRISRPSTRALEDSLSTDAARELRLIARATWRYFEAFVTAGHSHLPPDNHQETPVPLTAARTSPTNMGLYLLSCVAARNFGWIGTVEATERLEATLATMQALPKHRGHFYNWYGTADGRVLNPAYVSSVDSGNLAGHLIALANACESWARDEGWPDSNTQRAGLVDTLQLARQSRSGGRVPMSGLLDGLEAAILMPGESVAWPAILRLAIKAKGALANEPLADDLDGWLQALSDQCARNAHPYDPAALPPRLQALAAQARAMALAMDFAFLFDPDRKLLSIGWSRDDNVLDESCYDLLASEARLASLFAIAKGDVPVRHWFRLGRSATPARGGSVLVSWSGSMFEYLMPSLVMEEPAGSLLDQTNRQVVAGQRAYAHRRGVPWGISESGFNARDLDMNYQYSTFGIPGMGLKRGLATDLVVAPYATGLAAMFAPAEARRNYAALEAAGGRGRYGFYEALDFTPSRLPEGETVAVVHSYMAHHQGMTIVAIANVLQSGRMRAHFHAEPMIRATELVLQERIPRDIPAVKPLPEAVAVPDSPSALDMQRMALIEGAPQGPPVSHILSNGNYAVMLTATGGGYSRWGDIALTRWQADPTRDTGATQIWLRDLSDGRLSPVGAPAGADKREVHFFEDRAAITHRKGTLSTAMDVLVSGEDDAEVRLVSISSTSRRPREVELTSYAELALTTPAADAAHPAFARMFVQTEYLPEFGAVIATRRPRSPDEPAVWAAHFLVVEGELSAAMEFETDRAAFIGRDNDLSSAQALAAGNRLEGGVGTVLDPVFALRQRVTIPAGGTVKLAFWMVVAQTRSELLDLIDRHHDRNAFDRAKTLAWTQAQVQLRHLAVKPAQAAGFQRLIAPILYSDRRFRARPDQIAQGAGKQSALWPMGISGDLPIVLLRIDDMADMAQVHEMLLAQEYWRGKRLAVDLVILNEHPASYVQGLQSGIESALRGSHTPDSNNGQGKTYALRADIIPAEARALLMAVARVVLVARRGTLAEQIALLLRDEAASDTRSTPESAPLTRAIPVDAYPTQDLEFFNGIGGFAKGGREYVTILEKGKPTPAPWINVIANDDFGFHVSSTGSSSTWAENSRENRLTPWSNDPVSDPTGEAFYIRDDETGEVFAPTARPLHRPGPHIARHGFGYSRFAHKADGIESELLQFVPLVDPVKISRLSLHNLSGRPRRLTVVSYTEPVMGISRAAASPFLITECDAETGALFARNPWNMAFPDRVAFADLAGTQTRCTTDRTRFVGWGGNLAAPAAVARGVALSGTTCTGHDPCLALSRKIDLAPGASITIDHFLGQTDSSETARTLIARLRTADLDAVLAEVEAHWETVLGTVQVETPDRSMDIMVNGWLQYQTLACRVQARAGFYQASGAYGFRDQLQDGMALTLPQPHRIRSHLLRAAGRQFPEGDVQHWWLPHSGQGVRTRISDDCVWLAYSVADYVSVTGDIAVLEERVPFIEGPLLAQGQHDAFFLPQPSGGDATLWQHCIYGLDRVIALTGTLGLPLIGTGDWNDGMNRVGEAGRGESVWLGWFLLDTLNRFIPLAEVRDPAHALRWQAHADGLRKALEGEAWDGEWYRRATFDDGTWLGSAAGTACRIDSIAQSWAVLSGQADPARAATALASVERHLIRPDPGIALLFTPPFDNAAVGFGPDPGYIAGYPPGLRENGGQYSHAAMWAVLARAKLGDGDGAVRLFAMLNPINHALTAEDAGRYKVEPYVVAADVYSVGPHEGRGGWTWYTGSAGWMYRAAVEGILGIRREGDHLRIAPCLPAHWPGFSAKVQVAGTAIDIRVKQGDIAPDGFINVEDNDTRVLLDGARQLVRLHIPLHSV; this is translated from the coding sequence ATGACGACCAGCAATATTGTGCCGGGCCAGCCCTGGACGGATACGGCACCTGTTCGTGCGGAACTCTTCAGCGCCGAGCGGCTTGAGCAGCACGCGATCTCTCTGGCGTCTGAGCAGCCGGTGGCTGTCAGGACGAAAAGGGTCCGGACATTGCGCCGTCGGCTGGACGACAATGCAAGGGTGTTGCTTGCGGCGTGGCGCGCCAGCGCCAGCGAAGTGGCAGCCGGGCGCGAAGTGGTGCCCGCCGCGACCTGGCTTCTGGACAATTACCACCTCGTTGAGGCGCAGATACGCGAAGTGCGCACCGATCTGCCTGATGGATACTATCGTCTTTTGCCAAAACTCGCAGATGGACCATTCGCAGGCTACCCACGCGTCTTTGGCCTGACATGGGCATACGTGGCCCATAGCGACAGCCATTTCGATCAGGACACCCTGCGCCGTTACCTCACCGCCTATCAAACGGTGCAGCCGCTGACGATCGGGGAGCTCTGGGCCGTAGCCATCACCCTGCGCATCGTTCTGATCGAGAACCTGCGCCGCCTGGCGGATCAGATGACGATGGGTCGTGCCGACCGGCTGGACGCTGACAGCCTTGCCGATCGTATCTGCGCCCCGGGCGCGGCGCATTCGGCCCTGTTGCCAGAGGTGGAACGTCGGGCAAGGGAACCTCTGTCCGAGGTTTTTGCCGCCCAGCTTGCCCGTCGGCTGCGGGACCGCGATCCGCGCACCAATCCCGCGCCAGGCTGGCTTGAGGAGAGACTGGCGGCCCAGGATACGACCATCGACACTGTCGTCCGTCACGCACAGGAGCGACAAGGTGCCTCGAATGTCACTCTGCGCAATGTCATCACCGCGATGCGCAGAATTTCTGCGACCGACTGGTCCGATCTGTTTGAAAGCGTGAGCTTGGTTGAGGCAGACCTGCGCGCCTATCCGGGCTATGCAGCCATGGATTTTCCCAGCCGCAATCTTTACCGTAGCGGGGTAGAGGATCTCGCGCGCGGCGCGGCGCTAAGCGAGGGAGACGTCGTCGCTTTGGCATGCGGGCGGGCATCGGCAGCGCCTGCGGGGACGATGCAGGCGGATCCGGGCTGGTCGTTGATCGCGGCAGGGAGACCGGCCTTTGAACAAGAGATCGGCTTTCGTCCCCCTGTCCACCTGCGGGTTCACAGATGGGGCATCGCGGCGGGCTTGGGTGGCTATCTTGGCGCAATTGCGGTTCTGACGCTGGCGTTGCTGTCGCTTTGCGGGATGTGGATCGCGGGCGGAGTTGTGGGCACGCTCTGGCTTCTGGCCATGATGTTGCCGGCCAGCGGTGTTGCGGTGATGCTGGTTGACCGCATCGTGGGCGCAGGTGTCGGGGCAACCTTGTTGCCGGGCCTCGACCTGCGGGCAGGTGTACCCTCTGAATTTCGCACTGTTGTCGCGGTGCCGGTGCTGGTCTCCGGTGAAGAGGATCTTCGCGCGCAGATCGAGGCGCTGGAGGTTCATCATCTTTCCGGTGCGGGCGGTGATCTCACCTTCATGCTTCTGACGGACAATGTCGACGCCACGCAGGAGGTCATGCCCGGTGATGCGGCACTGCTGGCCCTGGCCGCCGCAGGCATTGCAGAGCTGAACCGCCGCCATCCGCCTGGCCCGGCCGGCCCGCGTTTCCTGCATCTGCACCGCTCCCGGCAGTTCAATGCCTCCGAGGGCGTCTGGATGGGGTGGGAACGCAAACGCGGCAAGCTGCACGAACTGAACCGCCTGCTGCGTGGTGCAACGGATACCGGGTTCCGCGATGCTGATGGACGAGTGCCCGTCGTTCCTGCCCGCGTGCGCTATGTCATCACGCTGGATGCCGATACGCGGATGCCGCGCGACACTGCGGCGCGCCTGATCGGCAAGATTGCTCACCCGCTGAACCGCCCGGCATTCGAACCGGGCTCAGGCCGTGTGACCAGCGGCTATGGTATTCTGCAACCGCGTATCACCCCATCCCTGGAGCCGGGCTCGCCTGCGACGCTCTACCAACAGGCGACCGCCGGGCCTGGCGGGATGGATCCCTATGCATCGGCGGCCTCGGATCTGTGGCAGGATCTGTTCGGCGAAGGGTCGTTCACCGGCAAGGGCATTTATGACATCGACGCCTTCGAGGCGGCGATGAAGGGGCGGGTTCCCGACAATACCCTGCTGAGCCATGACCTGCTTGAGGGCATTTTCGCCCGCGCGGGTCTGGCCTCGGATGTGGAACTGGTTGAGACCTTTCCCGGCCGTTTTGACGTTGCCGTCCGTCGCCAGCATCGCTGGACAAGGGGTGACTGGCAACTCCTGCGCTGGCTCTTCGCATCCGGTGTGCCGGTGCTGGGCCGGGTCAAGATGGCCGATACGCTGCGCCGCTCGCTGATCGCACCGTCGATGCTCGCCGCCCTGACGCTGGGTTGGCTGCTGCCGGGGGGGGCTGCGCTGAGCGCAACGCTGCTGCTCATGGCCGCGCTGGCAGTGCCGGTGGTCTGGCCGGCGATCCTGGGGCTGATCCCGCGCCGGTCCGGGCTGGATCTTGCCAGCCAGCTGCGCCAGTCGGTGGGCGATCTGGTCCTCGCCGGTCTGCGGGTCGGGCTGGCGGTGACCTTCCTGGCCGATACGGCCTGGCGGATGATGGATGCGGTGTTTCGCACCCTCTGGCGGACCGGTTTCTCGCATCGTCATCTGCTGGAATGGACCACGGCGGCACAGGCCGCGCGCCGGACGCGCGCCGGGTTATGGGACATGTCACGCTTCATGGCGGGCGGGATGGTGCTGGGTGTTTTTCTGGTGGCGGGCGCCGTGACGCTGGCCCCCGCTTCAGCCGCGCTGGCGCTGCCTTTCGCCGCTCTGTGGCTCTGTGCGCCGTTCATCGCACTGCGGATCAGCCGTCCATCCACCCGCGCGCTTGAGGACTCCCTCTCTACCGATGCCGCGCGTGAGCTGCGGCTGATCGCCCGTGCGACCTGGCGCTACTTTGAGGCCTTCGTGACCGCGGGACACAGCCATCTGCCACCGGACAACCATCAGGAAACCCCGGTGCCGCTGACTGCCGCTCGCACCTCGCCCACCAATATGGGTCTCTATCTGCTGTCCTGCGTGGCCGCCCGGAACTTCGGCTGGATCGGAACTGTCGAGGCGACAGAGAGATTGGAGGCGACTCTTGCCACGATGCAGGCACTGCCGAAGCATCGGGGGCACTTCTACAACTGGTATGGGACGGCGGATGGTCGGGTGCTCAACCCGGCCTATGTCTCATCGGTCGACAGCGGAAATCTGGCGGGGCATCTGATCGCCCTGGCAAACGCTTGCGAAAGCTGGGCAAGGGACGAAGGCTGGCCGGACAGCAACACGCAGCGCGCGGGCCTTGTCGATACACTTCAACTTGCGCGGCAGTCACGTAGTGGTGGCAGAGTGCCGATGAGCGGCCTCCTGGACGGGTTGGAGGCCGCAATCCTCATGCCCGGGGAAAGCGTTGCCTGGCCCGCCATCCTTCGTCTCGCCATAAAGGCTAAAGGGGCATTGGCGAACGAACCGTTGGCCGATGATCTTGACGGCTGGTTGCAGGCCCTGAGCGATCAATGCGCGCGCAATGCCCACCCCTATGATCCCGCCGCGCTGCCGCCGCGCCTGCAGGCATTGGCAGCGCAGGCACGTGCCATGGCTCTGGCGATGGATTTCGCCTTCCTGTTCGATCCGGACCGCAAACTTCTGTCGATCGGCTGGTCGCGCGACGACAATGTCCTTGACGAGAGTTGCTATGATCTTCTGGCCTCCGAGGCGCGGCTGGCCAGTCTCTTCGCCATTGCCAAGGGTGATGTGCCGGTGCGCCACTGGTTCCGCCTGGGTCGCTCAGCGACGCCCGCGCGCGGCGGATCGGTTCTGGTATCATGGTCCGGCTCGATGTTCGAATATCTGATGCCGTCACTGGTGATGGAGGAGCCTGCGGGTAGCCTGCTTGATCAAACCAACCGGCAGGTGGTGGCGGGGCAGCGCGCCTATGCACACCGGCGTGGGGTCCCTTGGGGCATTTCGGAATCCGGCTTCAACGCTCGTGATCTGGACATGAACTACCAGTATTCCACCTTCGGTATCCCGGGAATGGGGCTTAAGCGCGGCCTTGCGACCGACCTCGTCGTGGCACCCTATGCGACCGGGCTTGCCGCGATGTTCGCCCCGGCAGAGGCGCGCCGAAACTACGCTGCGCTGGAGGCGGCCGGGGGCCGTGGTCGCTACGGATTTTATGAGGCGCTGGATTTCACGCCATCGCGACTACCCGAAGGCGAAACAGTTGCTGTGGTTCACAGCTATATGGCGCATCATCAGGGCATGACCATCGTCGCCATCGCGAATGTTCTGCAGTCTGGCCGTATGCGGGCGCATTTCCATGCCGAGCCGATGATCCGCGCGACCGAGCTTGTCTTGCAGGAACGCATCCCGCGCGACATTCCGGCCGTGAAGCCGCTTCCCGAAGCCGTTGCGGTGCCCGACAGCCCAAGCGCGCTGGATATGCAGCGCATGGCGCTGATCGAAGGCGCCCCACAAGGTCCGCCGGTCAGCCACATCCTGTCGAACGGCAATTATGCGGTCATGCTGACCGCAACAGGTGGCGGCTACAGCCGCTGGGGCGACATCGCCCTGACGCGCTGGCAGGCCGATCCCACCCGCGATACCGGCGCCACTCAGATCTGGCTGCGCGACTTGTCGGATGGCCGCCTTTCCCCGGTCGGCGCGCCTGCGGGCGCGGATAAGCGCGAGGTGCATTTCTTTGAAGACCGCGCCGCGATCACCCACCGCAAAGGCACACTGTCCACGGCGATGGATGTGCTGGTCTCTGGCGAGGATGACGCGGAGGTGCGCCTTGTTTCGATCAGTTCCACGTCTCGCCGTCCGCGCGAGGTGGAACTGACGTCCTATGCCGAACTGGCCCTGACCACACCGGCGGCGGATGCGGCGCATCCAGCCTTTGCCCGGATGTTCGTGCAGACCGAATACCTGCCAGAATTCGGTGCAGTCATCGCAACGCGCAGACCGCGTTCCCCCGATGAACCGGCGGTCTGGGCGGCGCATTTTCTGGTGGTGGAGGGTGAACTCTCCGCTGCGATGGAATTCGAAACCGACCGCGCGGCCTTTATCGGGCGCGACAACGACCTGTCCTCGGCGCAGGCGCTGGCGGCAGGGAACAGGCTGGAGGGCGGGGTCGGAACCGTGCTTGATCCGGTTTTCGCCCTGCGCCAGCGCGTCACGATACCAGCAGGCGGCACTGTGAAGCTGGCGTTCTGGATGGTCGTTGCGCAGACGCGTTCCGAACTGCTTGATCTGATCGATCGTCATCATGACCGCAACGCCTTTGATCGGGCAAAAACGCTCGCTTGGACTCAGGCACAGGTCCAGTTACGCCACCTCGCGGTCAAGCCAGCACAGGCGGCCGGTTTCCAGCGCCTCATCGCGCCGATCCTTTATTCTGACAGGCGTTTCCGCGCCCGGCCCGACCAGATTGCTCAAGGGGCTGGCAAGCAGTCGGCACTTTGGCCCATGGGGATTTCGGGCGACCTGCCCATCGTGCTTTTGCGCATCGATGATATGGCAGACATGGCGCAGGTCCATGAGATGCTGCTGGCCCAGGAATACTGGCGCGGCAAACGGCTGGCGGTGGATCTTGTGATCCTGAACGAGCATCCGGCATCTTATGTCCAAGGCCTTCAATCTGGGATCGAGTCCGCGCTGCGCGGCAGCCACACCCCCGATTCAAACAACGGGCAAGGGAAAACCTATGCACTGCGCGCAGATATCATCCCGGCAGAGGCGCGGGCACTCCTGATGGCCGTAGCGCGCGTCGTGCTGGTCGCACGGCGCGGTACGCTGGCGGAGCAGATCGCTCTGCTCTTGCGCGATGAGGCGGCATCAGACACACGATCGACGCCAGAATCAGCACCCCTTACAAGGGCGATACCTGTAGACGCTTACCCGACGCAGGATCTGGAGTTCTTCAACGGCATTGGCGGCTTTGCCAAAGGTGGACGCGAATATGTGACCATCCTTGAAAAGGGCAAACCCACACCCGCTCCATGGATCAATGTCATCGCCAATGATGATTTCGGTTTCCATGTCTCGTCCACCGGCAGCAGCAGCACCTGGGCAGAGAACAGCCGGGAGAACCGGCTGACGCCCTGGTCGAACGATCCGGTGTCCGATCCGACCGGGGAGGCCTTCTATATCCGCGACGATGAGACGGGCGAAGTGTTCGCACCGACAGCCCGCCCCCTGCACCGCCCCGGGCCGCATATTGCGCGACATGGCTTCGGCTACAGCCGGTTCGCGCACAAGGCGGACGGGATTGAGTCTGAATTGTTGCAATTCGTGCCGCTGGTCGATCCGGTCAAGATCTCGCGGCTGAGCCTGCACAATCTCTCGGGTCGCCCCCGGCGCCTGACGGTAGTCAGCTATACCGAGCCGGTGATGGGTATATCACGCGCCGCCGCCTCGCCTTTCCTTATCACCGAATGCGATGCCGAAACCGGTGCCCTCTTCGCGCGCAACCCTTGGAACATGGCATTTCCTGACCGCGTCGCATTTGCCGATCTTGCCGGCACGCAGACCAGGTGCACCACCGACAGGACCAGGTTTGTGGGCTGGGGCGGTAATCTGGCCGCACCAGCAGCAGTGGCGCGGGGAGTAGCACTGTCGGGAACAACCTGCACCGGACATGACCCCTGCCTGGCCTTGTCGCGGAAGATCGATCTGGCACCCGGGGCAAGTATCACCATTGATCACTTCCTCGGCCAGACCGACTCGTCCGAAACCGCGCGAACCCTGATCGCCAGACTCCGCACTGCTGACCTCGACGCAGTGCTGGCCGAGGTCGAAGCCCATTGGGAGACGGTGCTCGGAACGGTTCAGGTGGAGACGCCGGACCGGTCGATGGATATCATGGTCAATGGCTGGCTGCAGTACCAGACACTGGCCTGCCGCGTTCAGGCGCGTGCCGGCTTCTATCAGGCAAGCGGGGCTTATGGATTCCGTGACCAGTTGCAGGACGGCATGGCGCTGACACTGCCGCAGCCCCACCGCATTCGCAGCCATTTGTTGCGCGCCGCCGGGCGGCAATTCCCCGAGGGCGACGTGCAGCACTGGTGGTTGCCGCATTCGGGCCAGGGCGTGCGCACCCGGATATCGGACGATTGCGTCTGGCTGGCCTATTCCGTCGCTGACTATGTTTCGGTGACCGGCGACATTGCGGTTCTCGAAGAGCGGGTGCCCTTCATCGAGGGGCCGTTGCTGGCACAGGGCCAGCATGATGCATTCTTTCTGCCCCAGCCATCGGGGGGCGATGCGACGCTCTGGCAGCATTGCATATATGGCCTCGACCGGGTCATCGCTCTGACCGGCACATTGGGGCTGCCGCTGATCGGAACCGGCGACTGGAACGACGGCATGAATCGGGTTGGTGAGGCGGGGCGCGGCGAAAGCGTCTGGCTGGGCTGGTTTCTGCTTGACACGCTGAACCGCTTCATCCCCCTGGCCGAAGTCCGCGATCCGGCGCATGCCCTGCGCTGGCAGGCCCATGCTGACGGCCTGCGCAAGGCACTGGAGGGCGAAGCCTGGGACGGCGAATGGTATCGTCGCGCCACCTTCGACGATGGAACCTGGCTAGGCTCGGCCGCTGGAACCGCGTGCCGGATCGACTCCATCGCGCAAAGCTGGGCAGTCTTGTCAGGTCAGGCTGATCCGGCCCGCGCCGCCACGGCCCTGGCCTCGGTCGAACGGCATCTGATCCGCCCCGATCCGGGTATTGCTCTGCTGTTCACCCCGCCTTTTGACAATGCGGCCGTCGGCTTCGGCCCCGATCCCGGATATATCGCCGGCTACCCCCCTGGTCTGCGTGAAAATGGTGGGCAATACAGCCATGCCGCGATGTGGGCGGTACTGGCACGGGCGAAGCTTGGCGACGGTGACGGCGCAGTGCGCCTGTTCGCGATGCTGAATCCGATCAATCATGCGCTGACAGCGGAAGACGCCGGACGATACAAGGTCGAGCCTTATGTCGTGGCGGCGGATGTCTATTCAGTCGGCCCGCATGAGGGACGGGGCGGCTGGACATGGTATACCGGGTCTGCGGGATGGATGTATCGCGCTGCGGTCGAGGGCATTCTGGGTATCCGGCGCGAGGGTGACCACCTGCGGATCGCGCCGTGCTTGCCTGCACATTGGCCTGGCTTCTCCGCAAAGGTGCAGGTGGCTGGCACCGCCATCGATATCCGGGTGAAGCAGGGCGACATTGCGCCAGACGGTTTCATAAATGTGGAGGATAACGACACAAGGGTGCTGCTGGACGGGGCAAGGCAGCTGGTTCGTTTGCACATTCCGCTTCACTCCGTGTGA
- a CDS encoding transglutaminase family protein, which produces MFVLETVHTTKYRYRSEVSLGPHRMMLRPRESRDLRLLSHDVSLSPAAELSWANDVSGNVITTAIFLQPTACLQIESRARIELTASPSPGFSIAPSAMRWPFLYSGDDWTDLGALAMPQYPDPEGHFSRWVEGFVYGWRTDTLSLLMDISDGISDRVSYQSRETEGTQSPLETLHRGWGSCRDFAVMLAEAARILKFGARIVSGYLFDPRDNLVGSTGPGSTHAWTEIYVPGAGWITFDPTNRSVGARNLIPVAVARDVRQIAPVSGSFIGNSDALVEMAVSVTVTAGNFQQASS; this is translated from the coding sequence GTGTTTGTTCTGGAAACGGTTCACACGACCAAATACCGATATCGAAGCGAGGTATCCCTCGGACCGCACCGCATGATGCTTCGACCGCGCGAGTCGCGAGACTTGCGCCTTCTCTCCCATGACGTCTCCCTGTCTCCGGCGGCGGAACTGTCATGGGCGAATGATGTTTCGGGCAATGTGATTACCACGGCCATATTCCTGCAGCCGACAGCCTGCTTGCAGATCGAGAGCCGTGCACGGATCGAGTTAACGGCATCGCCTTCACCAGGGTTTTCCATTGCGCCGTCTGCCATGCGATGGCCCTTCCTCTACTCCGGTGACGACTGGACTGATCTCGGCGCTCTGGCCATGCCGCAATACCCGGACCCGGAAGGCCACTTCTCTCGCTGGGTGGAGGGCTTTGTCTACGGCTGGCGCACGGATACGCTATCCCTGCTCATGGATATAAGTGACGGAATATCTGATCGTGTTTCCTATCAGAGCCGGGAGACCGAAGGCACACAATCGCCGCTCGAAACCCTCCACCGTGGCTGGGGTTCATGCAGGGATTTCGCAGTCATGCTGGCGGAAGCCGCGAGGATACTCAAGTTCGGCGCCCGTATCGTATCCGGGTATCTGTTCGATCCTCGCGATAATCTTGTCGGGTCCACCGGACCGGGTTCGACCCATGCTTGGACCGAAATCTATGTCCCCGGCGCGGGCTGGATTACGTTCGATCCGACCAATCGAAGTGTGGGCGCAAGGAATCTGATTCCGGTGGCCGTGGCTCGGGATGTGCGCCAGATCGCCCCGGTTTCGGGCAGTTTCATCGGCAACAGTGATGCCCTCGTCGAGATGGCCGTCAGTGTCACCGTGACTGCAGGAAACTTCCAGCAGGCATCATCGTAA
- a CDS encoding Crp/Fnr family transcriptional regulator has translation MTPIASSPLTRKLSAFVALSDVDLETLAGFHRRRRTFLAGHEMMHEGQSNASAYILAEGWACSYKMLPDGGRQVVNFQIPGDFLGLRGILFRTSDLSLEALTSIEASEVFAPDILGAFAHAPRLATAVLWASSRDEAMMVEHLVNLGRRSAVERMAHLLMELGARLNLVGAGDRTGYSCPLTQYHLADALGLSAIHVNRVLRQLREDGLVTFQKGRVAFGDFDRLQSLAGFDTAYMDHEGPLLR, from the coding sequence TTGACCCCTATCGCAAGCAGTCCGTTGACCCGGAAACTATCGGCCTTCGTCGCCTTGTCCGATGTCGATCTGGAGACTCTTGCGGGTTTTCACCGGCGGCGCAGAACTTTCCTCGCAGGTCATGAGATGATGCACGAGGGCCAGTCGAACGCCTCTGCCTACATTCTGGCCGAAGGCTGGGCCTGTTCCTACAAGATGCTGCCCGACGGCGGGCGACAGGTCGTCAACTTCCAGATTCCCGGCGATTTTCTGGGCTTGCGCGGCATCCTGTTCCGAACCTCGGACCTGAGTCTCGAGGCTCTGACGAGTATAGAAGCCTCCGAGGTCTTCGCGCCGGATATCCTTGGCGCCTTTGCCCACGCGCCCCGACTTGCCACTGCTGTCCTTTGGGCCTCATCCCGGGACGAGGCGATGATGGTCGAGCATCTGGTCAATCTCGGCCGGCGCTCGGCGGTGGAGCGGATGGCGCATCTTCTCATGGAACTCGGAGCACGGCTAAACCTCGTGGGTGCTGGCGACAGGACTGGATACTCCTGTCCTCTGACCCAGTATCATCTGGCTGATGCGCTTGGCCTGAGCGCCATTCACGTCAACCGGGTGCTGCGGCAACTGCGAGAGGACGGGCTGGTCACGTTCCAAAAGGGCAGGGTTGCCTTCGGCGACTTCGATCGGCTGCAGAGCCTCGCAGGCTTCGATACCGCCTATATGGACCATGAGGGTCCGCTGCTGCGCTGA